GGTTCTGGAAAATCATCTTTAGTTAATTTGATACCAAGATTCTTTGATGTGACGTTAGGCCGAATATTAGTAGATGGTGTGGATGTCCGAGATTTTAATCTAAAGGCTTTACGTCAAAAAATTGGTTTTATTCCGCAAAAGTCTTTACTTTTTACCGGAACTATTGAGGAAAATTTAAAATTTGGTAAAAGTGATGCTAATATTGAGGAATTAGACCAGGCTGCAGATGTCTCACAAGCTAAAGAGTTTATTGAGAGTCGTGAGAAAAGATATCAAACCCATTTAGCTGAAGCTGGTAGTAACCTTTCAGGTGGTCAAAAACAACGATTATCAATTGCACGGGCTGTGGTGAAAAAACCAGATATTTACATTTTTGATGATTCCTTTTCTGCACTTGATTACAAGACTGATGCTGAATTGCGTCGCCGTCTAAAAGAAGTAACCGAAAATGCAACGGTTCTAATCGTTGCCCAAAGGGTTGGTACGATCATGGATGCCGATCAAATAATTGTTCTAGACGAAGGCGAAATTGTTGGGCGTGGAACGCATGAAGAATTAATGATTTCCAACGATATTTATAGAGAAATTGCAAACTCTCAATTAAATAATCAAAGTTTAACGAAAGAAGGTTAGGAGGAGAAAATGACAGAAAAAAATGTATTTAAACGTCTATGGTCTTATTTAAAAAATTATCGTCTCTCTCTCTTTTTAGCTGTTTTTCTAAAAATATTAAGTGCTTTAATGAGTGTTTTAGAACCCTTTGTTTTAGGGCTTGCTATTACTGAGTTAACCAAAAATTTACTGGATATGGCTAAAGGAATAGATGGCGCTTCAATTAACAAAACCTATATCTTTTGGGTATTAGTCATTTATCTAATTAGGGCACTAATTAATGAGCTAGGATCTTTTGGTTCAAACTATTTTATGACAAGAGCAGTTCAATCAAGTATTCGTGATTTAAGACAAGATTTGAATCAAAAAATTAATCAAATTCCAATTTCGTATTTTGATAAACATCAATTTGGAGATATGTTAGGTCGTTTCACATCTGATGTAGAAGCTGTCTCAAATGCCTTACAACAGTCTTTTTTACAAATTGTTAATGCTATTTTTACGATTATTTTAGTTGTCAGTATGGTTTTATACCTCAATTTTAAATTGGCTATTGTTGTCATCATGACTGTTCCAGTAACTTATTTTGTAGCTCAATTTATTTTGAAAAAATCACAACCATACTTTAAAAAGCAAGCTAATATTTTAGGAGCAATGAATGGATATGTGCAAGAAAATTTGTCTGGTTTTAATATCTTAAAATTATATGGACGTGAAGAAGCATCTGAAGAAGAGTTTTATCAAATCACGAAAGATATACAAGAAATTGGGTTTAAAGCCAGTTTTATCTCTGGTATAATGATGCCAATTTTGAATTTTATTTCAGATTCTGTCTACATGATTGTTGCGCTTATAGGTGGTCTACAAGTTATTTCAGGACAAATGACAATTGGTAATATGCAAGCTTTTGTACAATATATTTGGCAAATCAGTCAACCCATTCAAGTTATTACCCAATTAGCATCAGTTTTACAGAGTGCAAAGTCATCTCTAGAAAGAATATTTCAAGTCCTTGATGAACCTAACGAAATCAATGAAGTTAGTGAATCATTAAAACAAGATTTGTCAGGTCAGGTTTCTTTCAATAACGTTGACTTTCAATATGTTGAAGGAAAACCATTAATTCGTGATTTTACTTTAGACGTTAAGCCTGGTGAGATGATTGCTATTGTTGGTCCTACTGGAGCTGGTAAAACAACTTTAATTAACTTATTAATGCGTTTTTATGATGTCACAAAAGGTTCGATTACAGTTGATGGCCACGATATTAGAAATCTTTCTCGTCAGGAATATCGTCAACAATTTGGTATGGTATTGCAAGATGCTTGGCTATACGAAGGTAGTATCAATGAAAATTTACGCTTTGGGAAATTAGATGCAAGTGATGAAGAAATTGTAGAAGCAGCTAAAGCAGCCAATGTTGATCATTTTATTAGAACCTTACCAAATGGTTATCAAATGGAGATGAATCAAGAATCAAGTAATATTTCTTTAGGTCAAAAACAATTGTTAACAATTGCTAGAGCTTTGCTGGCTGATCCGAAAATTTTGATACTTGACGAAGCAACGTCTTCAGTTGATACTCGACTGGAATTATTGATACAAAAAGCAATGAAAGTTTTAATGGAAGGTAGAACTAGTTTTGTTATTGCTCATCGATTGTCAACGATTCAAGAAGCTGATAAGATTTTAGTATTAAAAGATGGCCAAATAATTGAGCAAGGGAATCATCAGACATTACTTGAATCTAAAGGTTTTTATTATGATTTGTATATGAGTCAATTTTCAAACAGTCAAGCATAAAAAGGGATGATTGTCCCTTTTTTACTTAACAATAAAATTCAGAAAATTTATACTATTCAGTAATCGAAAAATTATTTGGAGGTCACCTATGGTTGATGGAAAAACTTATGTTACATCAGTATTTGAAAAAGTAAAAGAAAATAACAATCACGAGACTGAGTTTTTACAGGCAGTACAAGAAGTTTTTGACTCTTTAATACCTGTATTTGATAAATACCCACAATATATTGAAGAAAATCTATTGGAACGACTTGTAGAACCAGAACGTATAGTCACATTTCGCGTTCCATGGGTAGATGATCAAGGAAACGTACAAGTAAATCGTGGTTACCGTGTTCAATTTTCTTCTGCAATTGGACCTTATAAAGGGGGATTAAGATTCCACCCGTCTGTTAATCAATCGATTGTCAAATTCTTAGGATTTGAACAAATTTTTAAAAATTCACTTACTGGACAACCTATTGGTGGTGGTAAGGGAGGATCAAACTTTGATCCAAAAGGAAAGTCAGACCAAGAAGTTATGCGATTCACGCAAAGCTTTATGACTGAACTTCAAAAATATATTGGACCAGATTTAGATGTTCCAGCTGGAGATATTGGTGTTGGTGGTCGTGAAATTGGTTATTTATTTGGTCAGTACAAACGCTTAAATGGCTATCAAAATGGTGTTTTGACAGGTAAAGGACTCAGTTTTGGAGGCTCATTAACACGGACAGAAGCGACTGGTTATGGTGCTGTTTATTTTGCTCAAGAAATGCTTGCTGCTAAAAATGATTGTGTAAAAGATAAAACAGCTATTGTTTCAGGTTCTGGAAACGTGGCTATCTATGCAACTGAAAAATTACAAGAATTAGGTGCTAAAGTACTAGCTGTTTCTGATTCTTCAGGATATGTTTATGATGGAGACGGAATTAATCTTGAAACGTTGAAAGATATTAAGGAAGTTAAACGTGAACGGATTGTAAAATATACGGAAAAACATCCAAATGCAGTCTTCACACCAACTGAACAAGGTCATATCTGGGAGATAAAAGCAGATTTAGCATTTCCATGTGCAACACAAAATAAAATTAGTGAAGAGGATGCTAAAAAATTAGTTTCAAATGGGGTTATTGCAGTTACTGAAGGTGCTAATATGCCATCAACCCTTGAAGCAATCACAGTTTTTCAAGAAGCAAATGTTTTGTTTGGTCCTGCAAAAGCAGCAAATGCAGGTGGTGTGGCAGTATCTGCATTAGAAATGGCTCAAAATAGTGGTCGTACACAATGGACATTTGAAGAAGTTGATACGAAATTAAAAGCTATTATGACTTCTATCTATAAAAATGCCTCATCAGCAGCAAAAGAATTTGGACAAGAAGGTAATTTAGTAGTTGGTGCTAATATTGCAGGCTTTCTTAAAGTTGCTCAAGCGATGTCATCACAAGGCATTGTCTGATGATATAAAAGCTCCCTTAGGAGCTTTTTTTGTTATAATAGATTATAAATAAGGAGACAACTAATGATAAAGGATATTGTGAAGGATAAACATTTTTTATCTAAGGCATCAAGCAATGCAACAAAAAAGGATCCCTATATTGCTGATGATTTAATGGATACTTTAAATTACCACAAGGAAGAGTGTTTAGGATTAGCCGCAAACATGATTGGATATTCAAAGCGTGTGATTATAGTTAGTATGGGTTTTGTAGATATAGTGATGTTTAATCCTGTTATTATTGAAAAAAGTCAACCTTATTTAACAAATGAAGGGTGTTTATCACTTTTAGGTCAAAGAGCAACACAACGCTATGAGACTATAAAAGTGACGTATAAAGATAAAAATTGGAAACAAAAAACACTAACGCTTAATAAACTTGCAGCTCAAATTTGTCAACATGAATTAGATCACTTAGAAGGTAGATTAATTTAACTGAAAAGAGATATCAATCTCTCTTTTTTTTATTGTTTTTAGGAAATATTAGGGAAATTTGCTATAATAACAGAAATGAAAAGAATGATAGAGGAATTATTGTATGTCAATTTATGGACAATATGAATCATATCTACCCTTAGTATTACAAGAAATAACAGATTATATTATTAAAGCAAATATAGAATGTAAAGAAAAGACTGGATTTAAATTATATGAGCACTTTATTTCGCGTATAAAAGATGCTAATTCAATGACAGAAAAATGCCAACGTAAAGGTCTTGAGGTATCAACTTATTCAGCTCTAAAAGTCATTAAAGATAGTATTGGAATGCGTATTATTTGTGGATTTGTCGATGATATTTATAAAACTGTTGCACTATTAAAAGAGATGCCCAATGTTACTGTTTTTCAGGAAAAAGATTATATCATTAATGCAAAACCAAATGGTTATCGTTCTTATCATCTCATATTAGAAGTTCATACAGATTTTCCAAGTGCAGATAATGATTCAAATGGTGCCTATTTTGTTGAAATCCAACTAAGAACAATTGCTCAAGATTCTTGGGCTAGTTTAGAACATCAAATGAAATACAAAAAAAATATTAGTCAACCTGAGATGATAACGAGAGAATTAAAACGTTGTGCTGATGAATTAGCTTCTTGTGATTTAACGATGCAAACAATCAGACAATTAATTGCCGATAGTCAGAATGAACAAAATACAATGGAGTGACACATGAAAATACTACTAGCTGAAGATGAATTACAAATGTCAAACGTTCTAACAACAGCAATGACTCATCAAGGTTATGAAGTTGATGCTGTTTATGATGGACAAGCTGCAGTTGATTTAGCAATGACAAATCCTTATGATATTATGATTTTTGATATAATGATGCCTGTGAAGATAGGTATTGAGGCTCTTAAAGAGATTCGCTCAAGTGGAAATAAAACTCATATTATCATGTTAACAGCGATGGCAGAAGTTGATGATCGTGTCACAGGACTTGATGCTGGGGCAGATGATTATTTAACCAAACCATTTTCTCTAAAAGAACTATTAGCACGACTAAGATCTATGGAAAGACGTGTTGAGAGCTTTACGCCAAAACATTTGAGTGCTGGAACAGTGACACTTGATGTTGATGAAAATGAATTAAGTCATCATAATTCAATTCGTCTGGCAAATAAAGAAAGTAAAATGATGGCTTATTTTATGTTAAACCAAGGAAAATCTTTAACAACTCAAATGTTGTTTCGACATGTTTGGTCATAAGATGATGATGTCGAAGAAAGTATTGTTTGGGTTTACATCTCTTTCTTGCGTCAAAAACTTGAAGCTATTAATGCAGATATCAAAATTATAGGTCAAAAAGATGGTCCATTTTGTTTAGAATTATTATAGGAGGCATCCATCATGTTTCGTAAACTTCGTATTAGATTTATCTTAATTGCCTCTTTATCTATCTTTTTATCTTAACGTTTATGGTCGGCATCATTAATACAGCTAGATACTATCAATCTCAAACTGAAATTCGAACGGTATTAAATCTTTTAGCTGATAATAATGGTAATTTTCCTAGCATATCAGTTGCTTCAAAACGTTTAGGAACTGAGATTTCACCAGATACGAAAAGTCGCTTTCGATATTACAGTGTTTTAGTTGATAAAAATGGAAAAGTGTTAAGCACCAATTTAAGAAATATATTAGCTCTGAACGAAGAAGAAACAATCCAATTTGCACGTCAATTTATTAAATCAGGTAGTCAATCGGGATAATTTACAAATGCTGATAATTATTATGCTTATAAAGTTGTTAAGAAATCTAACGGAAAACATTTAATCGTAATTCTTGATACTACAGTTTATCAAGCTGGAATTAATGATCTATTAACTGTGTCAACATTCCTTGCTTTTGGTGGTTTTATCTTCTTTGTCATTATTGTGTCTCTCTCTTCAAATCTTGTTATTGCACCTTTTGTGGAAAATTATGAAAAGCAAAAACGGTTTATTACAAATGCTGGTCATGAATTAAAAACACCTTTAGCTATCATTTCAGCAAACAACGAACTTTCTGAATTAATGAATGGCGAATCTGAATGGAGTAAAAGTACAAGTGATCAAGTGAAAAGATTGACTAATTTGATTAACCAATTGGTTACACTTGCAAAATTAGAGGAGCAACCAGAAGTTGTCTTAAAGACAGTAAACTTTTCAGAAATAACACAAGATGCTGCTGAAGATTTTAAATCCATGGTCATTAAAGATGGAAAGACATTTGACCTTTTAGTTGAACCAAATATAATGGTTCGTGCGGAAGAAAAGTCACTTTTTGAGTTAGTAACCATTCTTGTCGATAATGCCAATAAATATTGTGACCCTAATGGAAATGTGAAAGTTCAACTCAGCACAACAGGACGTCGGAAGAAAAAAGGTAAATTACAGGTTTCAAATACCTATAAAGAAGGCGAATCAATAGATTATAGTCGCTTCTTTGAACGATTTTATCGTGAAGATGAATCTCATAACAGTAAGCGTAAAGGTTATGGAATCGGTTTATCGATGGCTGAAAGTATGGTAAAACTTTTCAAAGGCCATATTTCAGTTTCCTATAAAAACGATAAAATAATATTTACAGTTATTATATAAAGCCTATCATTTTAGGCTTTTTTGATTGTCTAAGCCATAAATATTGGAAATTGTTAAAATGACTTGATATAATAGATAGGTTGGGATAATCAAGCGAATTTTAGAAGATTAGGCTTAAAAGTAAAGTATCGCAATTTTTTAATAAATATTGTAAAATAAGAATGATTAAAAATAGAATGTTAGTAGAATGAGAATGGAACGAGTTGGAATAGGAAAATCACATAGTAAAATTATTTTAATGGGTGAACATTCTGTTGTTTATGGTTATCCAGCCATTGCAATTCCTTTGAAAGGTATTGAAGTGACTTGTGAAATAATGAGTTCAGATACTTTTTTTTCACCAGATTTATATGATCCACTATCAACAGCTATTTACGCTAGTTTGGCTCATTTAAAAAAAGAAAATGCAAAAATAAGCTATAAGATTCAATCACAAGTTCCTCAAAGACGTGGAATGGGATCTTCAGCAGCAGTTTCAATTGCTGCAATCAGAGCTGTATTTGATTATTATAATCAACCTTTACCAGAGCCACTTCTTGAGATATTAGTTAATCAAGCAGAAATCATTGCACATAATAATCCAAGTGGACTTGATGCTAAAACGTGTTTAAGTGATAAAGCAATTTCATTTGTTAGAAATATTGGCTTTGAGACCATTTCAATTAACATGGATGCTTATCTTGTCATCGCAGATACTGGGATTCATGGACATACTAGAGAAGCAGTCAATAAAGTTGCTCAATTTGAGGAAAGTAATCTTCCTCATTTGTCACGACTTGGAGAGCTAGCAGAAATAGCTAAAGAGGCTATTGATAAAGCTAATACTCAAATTTTGGGAGATTGTATGCAACAATCACACCATGAATTAAATGCTATTGGAGTTAGCATTGAAAAAGCCAATCATCTTGTTGAAACAGCA
This Streptococcus urinalis 2285-97 DNA region includes the following protein-coding sequences:
- a CDS encoding ABC transporter ATP-binding protein; this encodes MTEKNVFKRLWSYLKNYRLSLFLAVFLKILSALMSVLEPFVLGLAITELTKNLLDMAKGIDGASINKTYIFWVLVIYLIRALINELGSFGSNYFMTRAVQSSIRDLRQDLNQKINQIPISYFDKHQFGDMLGRFTSDVEAVSNALQQSFLQIVNAIFTIILVVSMVLYLNFKLAIVVIMTVPVTYFVAQFILKKSQPYFKKQANILGAMNGYVQENLSGFNILKLYGREEASEEEFYQITKDIQEIGFKASFISGIMMPILNFISDSVYMIVALIGGLQVISGQMTIGNMQAFVQYIWQISQPIQVITQLASVLQSAKSSLERIFQVLDEPNEINEVSESLKQDLSGQVSFNNVDFQYVEGKPLIRDFTLDVKPGEMIAIVGPTGAGKTTLINLLMRFYDVTKGSITVDGHDIRNLSRQEYRQQFGMVLQDAWLYEGSINENLRFGKLDASDEEIVEAAKAANVDHFIRTLPNGYQMEMNQESSNISLGQKQLLTIARALLADPKILILDEATSSVDTRLELLIQKAMKVLMEGRTSFVIAHRLSTIQEADKILVLKDGQIIEQGNHQTLLESKGFYYDLYMSQFSNSQA
- the gdhA gene encoding NADP-specific glutamate dehydrogenase, with protein sequence MVDGKTYVTSVFEKVKENNNHETEFLQAVQEVFDSLIPVFDKYPQYIEENLLERLVEPERIVTFRVPWVDDQGNVQVNRGYRVQFSSAIGPYKGGLRFHPSVNQSIVKFLGFEQIFKNSLTGQPIGGGKGGSNFDPKGKSDQEVMRFTQSFMTELQKYIGPDLDVPAGDIGVGGREIGYLFGQYKRLNGYQNGVLTGKGLSFGGSLTRTEATGYGAVYFAQEMLAAKNDCVKDKTAIVSGSGNVAIYATEKLQELGAKVLAVSDSSGYVYDGDGINLETLKDIKEVKRERIVKYTEKHPNAVFTPTEQGHIWEIKADLAFPCATQNKISEEDAKKLVSNGVIAVTEGANMPSTLEAITVFQEANVLFGPAKAANAGGVAVSALEMAQNSGRTQWTFEEVDTKLKAIMTSIYKNASSAAKEFGQEGNLVVGANIAGFLKVAQAMSSQGIV
- a CDS encoding peptide deformylase; translated protein: MIKDIVKDKHFLSKASSNATKKDPYIADDLMDTLNYHKEECLGLAANMIGYSKRVIIVSMGFVDIVMFNPVIIEKSQPYLTNEGCLSLLGQRATQRYETIKVTYKDKNWKQKTLTLNKLAAQICQHELDHLEGRLI
- a CDS encoding GTP pyrophosphokinase, encoding MSIYGQYESYLPLVLQEITDYIIKANIECKEKTGFKLYEHFISRIKDANSMTEKCQRKGLEVSTYSALKVIKDSIGMRIICGFVDDIYKTVALLKEMPNVTVFQEKDYIINAKPNGYRSYHLILEVHTDFPSADNDSNGAYFVEIQLRTIAQDSWASLEHQMKYKKNISQPEMITRELKRCADELASCDLTMQTIRQLIADSQNEQNTME
- the mvk gene encoding mevalonate kinase, translating into MERVGIGKSHSKIILMGEHSVVYGYPAIAIPLKGIEVTCEIMSSDTFFSPDLYDPLSTAIYASLAHLKKENAKISYKIQSQVPQRRGMGSSAAVSIAAIRAVFDYYNQPLPEPLLEILVNQAEIIAHNNPSGLDAKTCLSDKAISFVRNIGFETISINMDAYLVIADTGIHGHTREAVNKVAQFEESNLPHLSRLGELAEIAKEAIDKANTQILGDCMQQSHHELNAIGVSIEKANHLVETALNHQALGAKMSGGGLGGCIIALTETKESALHLSHILEKEGAINTWIEKL